DNA from Electrophorus electricus isolate fEleEle1 chromosome 5, fEleEle1.pri, whole genome shotgun sequence:
CTTCAAGGTGTCTGTTATCACCTATCATCCTGCGTGATGAGGTCATATGTGCATTTGTTGACGTATCCTGAGATGAGAGGGTGCTGGGCACTGTGGAGGGGAGatctccaccctccccctctGATCACGCCCCTGCCGGCTCTAATTACTGTTTCTACAGCTGTTGTGGATGTTCTCTGGGAgagtctcctcctctcctcttgcctcctcatgttctctctccttctccccatTCCTAGAAATGAACTGGAAAAGACACTCATGTGTGCTTTTATCGTCACTTTGGATTTAAACTTTACACACTAATCCACTCAGTGTCTCGTTTCCTGAAGCATAACTCAGCTTTTGATTGTTCTGTTCACTGTGCCGATTGCTCAGACATGCACTAAAGCAAAGAGGGCCGATCCCCCCAGACTTCTAGCCCTATCAGGAGCAGGAGCTTCGTCTCCATTTTCACCCTTCCTGTTCCACTCTTAGTCAGGCATTCCATCCAACCATCCAACCTGTCAGCAAGATGCCATTAAATTCAGGCCCTTGGATCCCTGAGCTGTTCCTGTGCTCCTGCACGGAATCGATGGCTTCAGTGGCCAGGTTTCTGGACAGAGGTTTTGGTGTGTTGTTGCTGTCTTGGTGTTTTTGAGGCCAATGGATGATTTGTGGTGATGGTTGTATTAACTTTGTCCAGTGAAGCTGGTGATACGAGATGGAATGTGTAATTCTAGACCCTCATCTAAACCCACACTGACTGACATAACTCTCAGCTGCATTTCAGAAGTGAGACTTTCCCACTCAGGCTCACTGTGAATTCACCAGTAAGCACTTGATCAGGGACTAATTAGAAAGGATGAACTGGAATTTTACACCTGTTTGAGTGGCGGTTCATGAAAGCAATTAGACGGCTGTCCTATGCTGTTGGCACTCCCGAACTACGCAACGGGTTAAAGTTCGCCTCCGCCCCACTCCAGCCTCCGCAGGCCTGCTTCAGTAGGCTGTtgaatatgttttcttttctgacaTATCTGATCCCACTCATGGGAGGCTCGATAATTAGCTAATGAATATACTCTGGTGTgttaggagagagggagcgccaAACTGTGCAGTTCAGAGGGACCCGTGGGGAGTCAAGGGCCAGTCAAACCCCCAGACCAGATTTGGTAAGGTTGTTGTGGTTTGAGATAGGTCCGAGTACGGGGCTCTGTGGACAACTAAAGGGGTCTTTTTCTTagcttcttctttctttttatctttaaaGTGGCAGACTGATTGTCTCTAAGCCCATAAGTGGTGTTGTTCTTGCAGGCTTTCCCTACTCGGTTAATGGGCATGAACTTATTCTAGCATATCTGGTGTGGCAGTAAATTCTGACATGCTGAAATTGTAACCtctacaaaaacagaaatgatctGTTAGAATGTATGTATGGCTGGAGGATATATCATGCAGTGCACAATTGgtaaattcagttcagttttatttacagAGTCTCAGCGCAGCTTTACAGGAATCCAGGTGTAGATTCCTCATGAGCTCGGCAAAGATGAGAGTGGCAAGGAAGAACTCCGTTGGCAACATAAGGGAGAACCCTTTGGAGGAGTCAGCCACGCATGAGATGTATGTGCTGTATGCACGCCTAGCAGAAGTCGCTGGCATTTCCATAGACCACATCAATACTGGGCAGAGAACATGCCGCTCGATGCACACACATTCCTAAACAAGATACTCAAACCTTCATATAAAGAAGAATACAGAATAGGAATACAAGTAATACAGAGTCTAAAAGGATAAGATCATTTTATGTGGAGTTTAAAAGGATAAAATAAAGCTTTGCCATTGGAGCATATGGATCTTCAACCCTGCCTGTGTCAAACTGCCCATGACACGAGCTTGTCTTCAGCTGTTATTATGCAGGGTTATTTGGAGGCAGAACGCATGATGCGCTGGGTTAAAAAAGGAACAACAAACCCCAAAACTCTGGGTAAGGACACACCCCAGAAAACAGCTTTGATGCACCCTAGATGAGACTGGAGATCCGAGtgtggacaacacacacacacacacacacacacacatacatgcacacagacacgcacaaacacacccacacacatccctatgcaaacacacacactctctctttctctctcatacacacacacacacacacacgcatatgtgtGCACTCCTATGCACACATTTATACTCACatgaaccccccccctcccccacacacacacaaaacaacagaaggTCTTTCCTCATGGACAGCagatggatttttttcccctttgtgcAGTTACACACCTTCGTTTTCCCACGCAGTAGTCGTAGCCGACAACAGGATCCCGATCTTCACCTGATCCTGGATAGAAAGCCAGACATCTCCCAGTTGTCTGTCTTGACCACTCCTGATTGTGGGAACAACACAATCCGCTCCCTACATGAAGAGCTGACAATTACAGGGAGCGAGAGGAGCTGCAGTAAATGAGTTGGACATCCAGCTGTCCAACTGTGCACTTTGTCATTAAAATCATCAATGTGAAGCTATGTTCCAGCCTCAGGTTCAGTGTATACAGACTGACATGCATTATATGCATTATAATGCTGCAATGTTTTTTGTgcagttgtttttaaaacacacacgcacacacacacacacacacacacacacacacacacacctgcagtaccCTGTTATGTTCAGCAGCTGGCTTCAAACAACATACCCTGAGCATTCTTTAATCAGGGTTGAGAGCGTGACCTGCGATGCTGTGGGCAGGTGTGTGCGAACTAAGCTTGCTGGAGCTGCTGACCTGGTGTGCGTTGCCACATATGTAATCAGACTTTCTCAGTGGCCCTGTGACCCCTCAGCCTGTGGTGCTGCACTGTAGTCGGGGTCGCAGGGTCAGGTACAGCAACACTCCAGCCATTTCTGAGCAGAGCCCCGAGGAGCCCTGCCCCGGGACCCCTGACTGGGAGCTCAAGCGTGAGATAAGGAGAGCTCAGCTTGGCCTCTGAGTTCTGACCTTCCTTACAGTGGCGCTCCTGATCGCACTGCCTCAGCAAAGCACTGCAGTGTTGCAGCTCCTGACCACACTGCCTCTGGGTCTCTCCAGGGCCCAGACCAGGGTCTCTGCCCCCTTTCCCCTGGTTCTATGCCTCAACATCTGCTAAAGTCATTAGTgctttgtgtgagtgttgttggtgCCTGAATCACAGACCCTGAAGGTCATTCAGAGGCTGTTAATCCCTGAGCTATGCCTTTATCTAAGCATGTCCCTGCTGGTTGTCAGGAGATTAGCATATCATTAAGTAATCCCCATGCTACAGTTTAGTTTAGTAATTGATTGGTATCTATTAGAGTGGATTAATGCTAAAATTAGGATTGGGAGTCATTTGTGGGTAAAAGTAGAGACTGTGGATTTTTGATCCTACAGTTAGATTAGTTAACCCctgacatggacacacacacacacgcacacacacacacacacacacacacgtgtgtgcctCACATGTTTGTttctactgaacacacactgaccGATCTCACTCTGAGCTCTGTCCTGACATCAGCGTTCCATTAAATGGGAGACCTGGGTCGTCTCAGAGCAGAGCCCTGAGCAGCCCTGCCCCCTGACCCCTGCCTGAGAGCTGACGCGCGAGACAGTACAGGCTAGGCCTGGCCTCTGATTTATGGCCCTCTGGTGCCATCCGATccctgagagaaagagaagaggggacTGTATTCTCAGGTAGTTTTGTGACGATCTGAAACAGACCCTGCCATCAATCCCCTATGCAGAGTTATACGTGCAGCAACCCGAGGGCTAGGAACTGCCCGCCCCATGGTGTGGATAAGTCTGTGTAATACTTACTGAGGATGTCCACTGAACCCATGCATGTACAGAGGTACAGAGGTTTTATATGACATATATGgcatatgtagtgtgtatgtagtgtgtgtgttaggatacATGCTGAGAGTTCCATGTGCGTCTCAGTTCCTGGGGATGTTTTGCACGTATGAATAAGGCTCTTATTTTTAGACTGTCTTAAAACAAAGATCTCAAACaggtgcgcatgtgtgagagtCTGCAGTGCTTCCTGCTCTAATTCTATGGTTGTAAAGCATTGCCTCCcaccccctcaaacacacacactcacacacactaacacacacacacacacacactaacacacacactcacacacacacacacacacactcacacacacacacacatttatctgcTTTGCTTTCAAGAGCAGGCTGGGCAggtttctcttcatctctctctctcttcctctcttggATTCTCGCTCTAAATCATGCTCTGGCATTTTCCAACACTGCCCCTCCCATTTCAGTCTTCTaagcgtgctctctctctctctctctctctctctctctctctctccctctctctctctgactcactctcttCCCCGAGGCACGGTTGGCACTGGCCTGTCAGAGTTGCTGACTCTGAAGAACTAGGCCACATTTACCACGCTCCACAGAGCCACCCCCGGAAGTGCTGCATGCACTTCCCCAAGCTGGCACTGCCCCTCCTGCTTACGGCAGGGCTATAGATGCTAGCTCATGAAACCACTCTATCTAGGACTGGTCCAGCTGAATTGAGGCTTATGTAATATTTCCCTCAATTACTgttacatacaaacaaaaggaAGGACCAATATTCTAATGCTCTTCATTCTGCGTTAAACCCAGGGTGGGGAGGACTGCCCAGTAATCAACGTATGTGGTAACATAACTCTCATCTCACACTGGTAGATGTTATAGGATGAGAAGGacacaaaggtgtgtgtgtgtgacaaagatgtgtgtgtatgtacgtgtttATTTGGGTGTCTTGACTGgaggtgctgtgtgtttgtggtgaaaGGAGGATCTATCTGAGGGTATGAAACCTGCAGAGGACAACCTACCAGAAGAAGCCACAGTAGGGCCTACAGAGTCTGACAGCCAGGAATAGGAGCaaacgcgcacacgcgcacacgcacacgcacacgcacacgcacacatacacacacaggcattctctctctctctctctctctctctctctctctctctctctctcttcgtctgtcactcactctctgtaaAACTCATGGAGGTAAAGGAAGaatgaagagaggaagagagagggagaccacTACAGAGGAGTGTAATTTGACCGCCAAGCCTAAACAGACTTCTCTTTGCTGGTTTTTAAAGGACCCCAGTGTGTCTGACTCAAGTGCACTACACGCTGTGAAATCCAAAAGAACAACAGCCACTTGAGGCTGAGTGAAACTCAAGAAGCACGGCGGCAAGACGGTGCATTTTTACTCCACCTTTACCCCTCAGATCCAGACCGACAACCAGAAGTCAGCCTGTCAGACTTTATGTAGTTACCACTCCTTCTGCTCTAAGGGATTCAGCAAGCGTCCTGTGTTTTGCTTTTACATCACTGGATCCTGTGTAATTGCTAGATTTACAGCTGTAATGTACAGGCCTGTCATAACAGCTGTGTGTAACAGACACTGGAAGACGCGTAACACTCATATCTCCACTGAGcaacaaagaaacaagatgCAGGAAAAAGCCCATTAAAAATACAACTTTATACAAATTTTTCGTTTAAAAATACAGGTTTATTTCCACTTCCACTGTGatctatacacatatacacatatttgaAATACTCTTTTAAGACTGGCAAACAAGGATGCAGACATACTCTGTTGGTCTGTAAACatgcgagagggagagagaagcaggtgaGAAGGATACGTTTATGAGGAGTGCTTTAGCTTCACGTAACACCTCTAAACTCACTCCGTGACCTTGGAATACCACAGGGGACCTTGGATTCATTTTTCAGCAGTGactctaaaaaaacaaaacaacctgaGCTCTCCCAGCCGCCGGGCCGGACTGTTTCAGTGTGCTAGAGGAGCGATAAGCAGTGAGTGATGGATGCTAGCGAGGAGTGTGGGGGTTGAGGAGAAGTACCTCTCTGTGTGGACGTCCTCTTACGACAGCAGGACTGACATTGCATGATCAGACCTGCTAACTGGACACTTGTTTATTGCAACCAAGTATGCTAGAGATGTAAATATAATCTTAGCTTTAAAATAAGAAGCAATAAAAGCAAGTTACTATTTGTCTAAAAGTGATTCAATGTGATTTTTATATAgcagtttcaaaaacaaaatctctatTGCAGTGGGGAATAATACATATGCTTTCAATTTCAATAAACCTTTCCACTTAATGGGGATTGACAAGTAATATTTTTGAATTGACGGGGCTTTATTCTTTGGTATAGGTATTTGATTCTAGCTATATCTATGATGACTGTTTGTCAAAACTAAACTTCTTCCTTTGCATATGtcaagatctctctctctctctctctctctctctctctctctctctctctctctctctctctctctctctctctctctctctctctctctctctctctctctctctctctctctctctctctagtacAGTGCATCAGTGCATTAACAGCTCCAGGGAGTAGGGCTTTGGTGTATGTTCCTGCTTTTTAAGGGTTGGGGAGTGTAACAGATAAGGGAGTCCAGGTGGGGACGTGGTAAGCATGACTCactaaacacgcacacatgactTTCCCCCGTCCAGGACAAGCAAAGCTTAGTGGTTTTCCATTTTCAATTATTCATCTCTTGAGATGCACAAGAGCTCTGTTGTAACCCAGCAACCCAAAGACAAGAATGCGCTCGTGTGTGTCTTATGTACGAAGAGGAGGAGACACAGGTATGCCATGACTGAAAAGAGATGAACAAGGTAGAAAAAGGTCTGTCAGTGCACAAACATGAGATAACCTGACGCGTATCGACCTGAGGCTGCATAAGTCTCTTCACACGCAAGCttctgaaatgaaataaatacagCGTGGTAGAAAGATTGGTACGATGACAGTCCGGCATCATGCCTTCAGGATTGGATGGCTCGTCTTGCTTGGGGCTACACAGTCGACTCTTTAGGAGCTCTGGGTTCTTGCGTGACTCCTGCCTCCTGCGCGGCGTTCTTACACCCATAAAGCCACTTTATGACGCGGGCGTTCCTCTCGATAATCGACACGGCTGATGGCACCTGCTCGCCCAATTCCTCCTGGAAGAGGCCGTCCCCTGAGTGGCGGGAGAACTCGCTGGGCTCGGAGCCGCCTTCCACTGCGCCAACGCTGCGCAGGACCAGCGAGAGCGTGTCAACCGAGCTGGCACCCGACAGGAAGTTCTCGGGGCCGAGCCGGTCCACCATGTCCCAGTCGAGGCCGCAGAAGTCAAAGAAGCGCTGCAGCTCAAAGGGCACCGCCGAGGCACACGGCCGCAGGTCCGATTCGGAACGCCGGAGCCTGGCTGACAGCCGCACTGGTTTCCACGGGTCTGTGTCATTACCGATGCTGCTCCACGGAGAGCTCGACATGCTGGCAGGAGTTGGAAAACCCCCGCTGCTTCCGTTCAGCTCCGGTCGGCCGGAGCGCCAGGGCCTGTCGGTGCCGTCTGTGGCATCGCGATCGTTGGACCACGACATGCGAGAGTCCCCGTCACGCGATGAGCCCTTCTCCTCACTGATGGTCGTCGCCGTCGGCTTGGCGTCGTCCCTTGCGCTCTTCTCGCGCATCGAGCCCTGGAAGAGGCGCCGTACAAAGCTGTATCCCTTCGTCTCCGCGTTCCCGCCACTGCTGCCGCTGTCTGTGGGAATCTTACACTCCTTCTTCTGCCGGTAGATAAGCAGCGAGTCCGGGCGTAGCGCACGTTTGCCTGTGCTCCTCCGCAGCATGGGGGCGCTGTGGGGTGCTACCGGCAGCCTGCACACCAGGCTCCCCGCCGCAGGCCGGGGAGCGCGGCCAGCCGCGCTCTCTCGGCGTTCCGGTGTCCCCGCCTCTGGCATCAGAGCTCGTCGGTTCTCCTTCCTGGAGTCGTCCTCGTCGTCCACGCTGACAGCCAAGGCCGGCCTGGCCGGGGCTCGTGGGCTGGGCGGAGGGTGGTGAAGATGGAGATGCATGGAGCTCACTGGTGTGGCGAGGTTTCGCCGTGGCTGAGTCGGTGGGGTTACGCAAGGTGCCAGTGCGGGCTCCTGCTTGTTGTCG
Protein-coding regions in this window:
- the si:ch211-107n13.1 gene encoding protein FAM110B codes for the protein MKPLTPIGSPSPLRLLNKGPDYLRRQMDGGGRGHSVSAVERLEADKAKYVKSRQVIDNKQEPALAPCVTPPTQPRRNLATPVSSMHLHLHHPPPSPRAPARPALAVSVDDEDDSRKENRRALMPEAGTPERRESAAGRAPRPAAGSLVCRLPVAPHSAPMLRRSTGKRALRPDSLLIYRQKKECKIPTDSGSSGGNAETKGYSFVRRLFQGSMREKSARDDAKPTATTISEEKGSSRDGDSRMSWSNDRDATDGTDRPWRSGRPELNGSSGGFPTPASMSSSPWSSIGNDTDPWKPVRLSARLRRSESDLRPCASAVPFELQRFFDFCGLDWDMVDRLGPENFLSGASSVDTLSLVLRSVGAVEGGSEPSEFSRHSGDGLFQEELGEQVPSAVSIIERNARVIKWLYGCKNAAQEAGVTQEPRAPKESTV